The following DNA comes from Spirulina major PCC 6313.
AAATTGTGAAAGATATTGCTTTCCCCTGGCCGATTCAAGATCTCATTTTGCAGCACCATGAACGTCTTGATGGCAGTGGCTATCCTGCGGGTCTAGTCGGTGATCAGATTTTGCTCGAAGCCCGGATTTTATCGGTGGCGGATGTGGTAGAAGCGATGAGTTCCCATCGACCCTATCGCAGTGCCTTGGGTTTGGATGCGGCTCTCGATGTGGTGCGATCGGGGCGTGGCATCCTCTACGATGCGGATGTGGTGGATGCTTGTTTATTGCTATTTGAACAACAGCAATATCGCAACAATTGGGACAGTAAAATTTACGCCGATCAACGATATCAATAGGGCATCTTTTCAACCCAAGTGGCTAGCTGAATCTGGGCTGAGTGAGCTAGAGGCTCACACTACTATTATTGAAATTCTCTCTGCACCAGTTTCCCCGTCGAGCCTGATGGATGAGCAAAAGCCCTCTGGGAGAGGGCTTTTGAGCAATATTGAAGCGGATTAGGGATGGCGAGGCTTAGAAGCGATGACCCACGCCAAACTGAAGGCGGCTGTCGCCCGTGTTGGTGATGCCAAAATCAGCCCGCAGGATGCCGATGGGGGAGTTGACGCGCACCCCAGCACCGTAACCAAAGCCAGTTCCTGGTTTCGTGGCTTCCGCTTCACCGCTTTCGCCCACTTGGGCAGGGGTGGAACCGAGATCGCTGGCAAAGTCAGCAAAGACTACCCCGGAAACCGGTGAACTAAACAAGGGCACGCGATATTCTGCCGAAGCGAGGACGTAACTGCGACCGGCGGCTAAATCACCAGAACCGAAGCCCCGCACCGTATTCGCCCCGCCGAGTAAGAATGTTTCATAGGGGGGTAAATCACCGATGGTTGTGCCGCCTTGGACATTGAAGGCGAGGACTTCGGGATTGTCTTGATTCAAAATGCGGGTGGCTTGGTAGGTGGAGTAGCTGGCGTTGACTTGGTTCATCAAGATATTGCCGCTACCGAGGGGGATCGATTGTTCGCTACTGAGGGAGACAACCGAGCCGGAGGTGGGGTTGAGGGGGTTGTCGCGTTGGTCGTTGCGGAGTTGGGCGCGGACGGTGTAGATGTCGTCAATGCCGGATTCGCTGGCGGAGAGGGCGTTACCGTATTGATCAACGGGGGCAAGGTCGCCGTCGGCATCGCGAATGCTGACGCGGCGGAAGTTGACCCCGACGGAGGTATCCCACTCATCGATCGCACCATTGACCGCGACACCACCCCCAAAGCGACCTTCACGGGGGCGATCGCCATTTTCTAAATACACATCTTGGTCGAAGTTGCCGGAAATCCCCCGTTGGCGGAAGGCGGTGATGCTGTAGCCCAGTTGATCGGGGTTCGTGACGCGATAGGCGCGGCTGAATTCGGTGTTAAATTGCATATCCCGCGTCCCGATCTGGAGGTCAAGACCGAGATTTTGACCAATGCCGCCGACGTTGCGATCGTTATAACTGACGGAACCAAACACGCCGGAATCTTTGCTATAGCCACCGCCGACATTCACGCCCCGCGTTGCAGCTTCATTGAGTTCGTAAATCACATCAATGGTGTTGTCACCGCGATCGGCAAGGGCGATCTGGGCGTGCTCGAAGAGGCCGAGGCTGTAGAGTTGGCGCAAATCCGCTTGGGCCTGTTCGACCTTGAACACCTCTCCCGGCTTGACGCTCAGGTGTTCGAGGACAAAATTATCACGGGTGCGGCCATCGGTGACCATCCCTTCATCATCGGTAAACTGAGCCTGCACTGATCCCACTACCCCTTCACTGACGGTGATGCTGAGGCTGCCGTCTTGCTGCGATCGCACATCCTGCACTTTCGCCAATACATAACCATTGTCCTGATACCAGGTGTTGAGCCGTTCAATCCCGGCGTTAATGGTGCTGGGTTGCACTGCTTGACCGAGTTGCTGGTCAAAGAGGGTGGTGGCAATCTCTGGGGTTAAAACGCGGGCATTATTGAGTTGCACTCGACTGACGACGACGGGATTGAGGGCGTATTGCACTTGCCAGCCTTGGTCGTTGGGGATGGCGTTGACCTGCACATCGTTGAAGAGTTGGGTGCGCTTGAGGGCGGCGAGATCGGCGTTGAGTTGGCTGGCACTGGTGGCCTGGCCGGGTGCGGTGGCGATCGTGTTGCGGGCAATTTGGATCAGTTCGGGGTTGGCTCCGATGATCTCTACGTCGGTGGCCATGACGGCGAGATCCTGCGTGATCGGGGCAGTGGGGCGGCGGTTGGCAGCTTGGGGTGAAAATTCAGGCCGTTGGGAAAATTCGGGGGTGGCTTGGACGGTGACAGGTTGCACCGGATTCGCAAAGGCCGCGGGTGCAATCAGAGTCAAGAGGGTGGTGGGGAGGAGAGCAGAGCGCAACATAACGATTATCCTTGTGAATCGGTGCTAGATAAACGTTATGACTGCTGAAATCCCCACGGGTTGCGGGATTTGGAGCGGTTTGTCATCTGGCACAGGGGGCACTGTGACAGTTAAACAGGCGGCGATCGCCCCTTTTCCCCAAACCAGACCAGGCAGCTTTAGCCCCTTGCCCATCAAAAAAATCCCCCTGAATTCACAGGGGGAGCGCAGGGGATACTGTGCAAAATTACCGATTACAGCGTGAAGCGAAAATCGGGCTTAAAGCCTAAGGTGAGGGGGTTTTGGGGGGCGTATTCGTTGAATAACTCCGTGGGACTGGATTTGATCTCGAACAGCGGCGCGGGGGTGTTGAGGGCGATCGCACTCTGCCACGCGGGGCTGATGGGGATAATTTCGTAGGCCTCAAACACACTCTCCCAATCGCCAAACAAGCCATCAAATTCTGTCGCCAGATCAGCAAAGGACACAGCGGTTTCGTTCAAAAAGTCCGCTCCAAATCCGAGATCCTCAAACTTGAGGGCAAACTGGGCATTCTCCCAAGGGGACAGATCTGTAAAGGTGGCGATCGCCTCATCCCAATTCACCACCGACAGTTTCAACGCCGCCAGATTAAACTGGGGCATCGTAAACGCCGTGCTCAGATTCACGGATTCCCACATCATTTCGGCGGTGGGGGCGTTGGGGTTGGCGGGGCTGAAGTAGCTCACCTCGTCGCCGTCGGGAAATGCCGTCACGTCCATCATGAGTCCCGATTCTAACGGGGCACGACGCACAGAACCCACCACATCTTGGCGAATGGTGTCCAGATCCCGTTCAAGCTGTTGGAGGAGGGGAGGAGTGGCCGCCCCAGCAGAAGCGGAGACGGAGCGGGCCGGAGCGGGCGATCGCCGTACCACAGGCGGCACAGGAGACGGGGCGGGAGCTTGACGGGCCACCTGTGCCGCCGGTAAGCCGCCTGTCCGTTGGCGATTCGCCGCCGTGGACGGGGAAATTAAATCATCAAAGCTGCGGTTGTTGCGGTTGATCTCCTGAAAATCCATTGTCCGCACCGCCGACTGTTGGGCTGGCGTTTGGGGGTTAATCGCTGTCCGCACCATAGGGTCATTTTCAATGGGGGTGGCCGTCGGCATGGGGCTTGGGGCGGGAGGGGCGGCCTGGGGTCGAGGTGGCGGTGGGGCAATATTGACCGAGGGGGTGGGTTCGACATCGAGAACGAGGGGGGCAGGCGCTGGGATTGGGGCGGCGATCGCTTCGGGGGGGGTCACGATGGGTTGCGATGCGATGGGTTGCGATGCGATCGCCTCTGGCGCATCGGGCATCGCTTGGGCAAGCTGAATATTATTCGTTTTCACCAAGGTGCGCTCGACCAGGGAAACATCTTCCACCGCTTGAGCCGCCATATTCCCCAGAGCCACCCAACCCAAGGCCACCGAAGTGGAGTAGGTCATAAACCAAAATTTTGTCATCTTAAACATCCCCTTATGATTATTTCGTCGCTCAAATCACTCATGATCATCAATCTATGATCACCATTAATAGATCATAGACAGTGAAGCCGCATCCGTAGAAGGGCAACATCGCTGAATTATGGTGAATGTTTACACCAGTTAGCAATCTTGATCGTGCAATACCCGTGAGCACAGATGGCCAAGTACGGGTTTAGGGCGCAATGTGGCCCACGAGTTCCGGCCCAGTCCATTCGAGGGTGTCGCCGATCGCATGACCGTCATGATAAGCCGCAAGGAGCACTTCACTGGTTTTGCCCCAGGCGATCGCACCATCCGCCGCCAAGGAAATCGCCCCCAGATCCCGCTTATTTTGGGACGCTTCGGCCATGGATTTTGCGATCGCATCCGCCAAGCTCATCCCATCCGTCACCCGAATCACAATCTTCGCCGCCAAACATTCATCGATAATATCTTCGCCGATGCCCGTACAACTCACCCCGGCTTGAGGGGTGGCGTAGTTCCCCGCCGGCATTGCCGAATCACTAACCCGACCAATCCGCTCAAACCCTTTCCCCCCCGTGGAGGTTCCCGCCGCAATACGCCCGGCTTGATCCAACACCACCACGCCAATCGTGCCGCGCCCTGCTTCGGACTCTGCCCCTAGCTCCTGCTCGGCAATCACCCCCGCCATGGTTTTGTCAAAATCGCCCTTACGCTCGGCGAGCCATTCATTCAAGCGCAGATCCGTGAGGGGATTATAAATCGGGGTGTTGAGTTCCCGGAGCAGTTCCGCTGCGCCCTGGTCAGAGAGGACGCGATCGCTCTCCGTTTGCAAGGTTTGAGCCAACTGGATCGGATGCTGCACCCGCATCACATTAATCACACCGCTAAACCGTTGGGCCGTCCCATCCATCAACGCCGCACTCATCCGCACCTGGCCATCAGACTGCAACACCGACCCCGTCCCGGCGTTAAACCGGGGGTGATCTTCGAGTAATTCGCACCCCTTCACCACCGCCGCCGCCGCCGCCGCCCCCTGGAGGAGATCGTCATACACAGCGGCGACAATGCCATGGAGGGCCTCCCGCACCACAGCCAAGCCCCCTTTACCTTTTAAAGAACTACCGGCTCCACCATGGATAATCAATTTCGGTTGCATGGGTTTTACGTTGGGATGGGAAATTTTTGCATTGTTGATCTTATCGCGTCTTGGGTTAGAGTTTTAGGAGAGATCTGAGTATGAATCTGGAATGTTCATGCATCGGGTCTAACCGTTGTATTCTTGGTGCCGGAGCAGGTATTTGTGCCGAAACAGTCCCAAAAATCGCTACTGGGGTCAATGGATGATATTCCCATTGCCCAACGGGATCTGCCCAACTCATCCCCACGCCGATCCCCCTGGTTGATCCTCGTGGGGGTGGTGCTGGGGGGAGGGGCGATCGCCGCCGGACTCGCCTTCTGGACAATGCAACAACCCCAACCCACCGCCACCGAATCGGAACCGATCGAAGCCGCCGACCCCCCCGATCCCGTGGAAAACATCCTCGGCCATTTACCCTACGAGGAAGCCAACCCAGACGATTTAACCGCCATCACCGCCGATGGCTCCATTCGGCTCCGTCCCGCTGCGGCAGACCGCTGGGTCGAAATGGTGGACGCGGCCCGCCGTGATGGGATTACCCTCGCCGCCCTGTCGGGCTATCGCACAGAAGCAGAACAGGATTATCTCTTTTTCGAGGTTAAAGAACAGCGCAATCAACCCCCCAGCGAACGCGCTGAAGTGAGTGCCCCCCCTGGCTTTAGCGAACACCACACGGGCTACGCGATCGATATCGGCGATGCCAACCGCCCGGACACTCACCTGACCGTAGACTTTGAAAATACCCCCGGCTTTCAATGGCTGGACACCAACTCGGCGCGTTTCGGCTTTGAACTGTCGTTTCCCCCCGACAATCCCCAAGGCATTGCCTATGAACCGTGGCACTGGCGATTTGTCGGCGATTCAGACAGTTTAGAAACCTTTTACCGTGCCCAAAATTTACCCCAATCCCCCGCAAGCCCATGACCTACGAACTGGAAAACCGTGAATGGTGGGTGGAGCGGTGGCTAGAACTCCTTGATTCCTATCGATTTAAAAAACGGCTAGAGCGGGCCCGTCGCTATTCCACCGAAGGCAATGTGATTAGTATTGACTTCCAGGGGGCGCGGGTGGTGGCCCATGTCCAGGGCAGTGATGAGGAACCTTATGTAGTGTCTTTGTCGCTGAATCCGTTTAGTAATGAGGATTGGCGCTATGTGATTAGCACCATGTCTCAGAAATCTCTCTATTCGGCGCAGTTGTTGGCGGGGGATATGCCGGCAGAAATTGAGGAGGTGTTTACGGCTAATGGGTTGAGCTTGTTTCCGTTTACGCTGTCGGAAATTCATTCGCGCTGTACCTGTCCGGATAAGGCGAACCCCTGTAAACACATTGGGGCGGTGTATTACCAGTTGGGCGATCGCTTCAGTGAAGATCCCTTTGTCCTGTTCCAATTGCGCGGCCGCACGAAGGCCCAGATCCTCGATGCCCTGCGCCAATTGCGCGGCAAGGGCAACCGCAAGAGCCGCAACCCGAAAAAAGGCGGCACGAAGCCGGGTACAGTGCCCTTGGTGATGAAGCAGTTTTGGGTCTACGATGAACCCCTTGATCCCTCTCTGGTGGCGATCGCACCCGCCCCGGATCAGCAAACCGTCCTCGATCGCCTCGGCCCGATTCCTCTCCCCACCGCCGAAGCCCAAGACCTCCACCGCACCCTTGCCGAGGCCTATAACCAGATTTGCCAAAATGCGATCGCCCTGGCCCTCAACCGCGATTGATACAGACTCAATCCCCCCTAACCCCCCTTGATTAAGCTAATCCTGTAGGGGTTTGGAGACAGCCTGAGCCCCCTGCTTAACAAAGAAAAAACGTTCAATCGCAATAGCCAGGACTTTGACCCCTGGCAGTGGTTGCCTTCGAGAAGGAGCAAAGCCCACTAACTTCGTCAACGCCAGCGTAGCCTGTCGCAGGGAGTCAACAGCTTGGCCCGAGAGCTGATGCAACAACCTGAGTTCATCGGCATCAAAAAGCGTCTGAGCCGACTGTTCAGGGTCTTGACGCAAGGCATAAGTCAACCCGAGAAGCCGCCAAGCGACCACCGAGTAAAAAGTTAAGGCATTGACCAAGGTATGCACATCGTCAAATTGGAGCCGCTCCACATTTAACGCCCCAGACTTGAGAGTGAAGTGAAGCCGTTCAATGCGCCAACGCAGAGCATAGAAACGGAGGATGCGTTGGACATCCGCTGCCGTTGCCACCGGTAGACTGGTGAGCAAAGACCAGCACAGACTGTTGTCAGCGTCGAAGCAGTCCACCTGCGTTTTCCCATCGACACAAGCGACCTCGGTAGCCATAACCAGCGTAAGGGGCTGCGTCTTGTGGCGAGCGGGGCTCAAATCTTGACGCGGGTAGATGTAAACGGTTGCCGCCTGCAACTGCAAGGTCACGTCTACCGTTCGTCCCTTGCCCTCATACAGCCGCTCAATCTGCACTGAATACTGCCCGTAGTCGTCGAGCTGCTCAGCGACATCCGGCAATGGACAGACCGTTCCGGCGGCAGCCACTTCGACGCGGCGGGGTTGACACACCCGCACCAGCAAATCCACATTGGGCTCACGCTCAGCTTTGAAGAACTCGAAAATATCCCCTTCTCGGTCACAGATGACCACCCACCGTCGGTTTGACCCTTGGGCTTGTTGGTTGACCGCAACCAAGCCCTTGAACCACTTTTGAGATTCTTTTTGCGGCGACGGCCAATCTATCGCCCCCCCTCGCGTCCAGTACTGTTGATGGATTAGTCCTAGGGGCTGCCCCTCCTGCTCCATGAGCAACACATTGTGCTGCTTAGGGGGTTGAAGATATCCTGAGAGATAAAGCCCAGTAAGGCTATGGAGGTTAGACTATGCCCAAAATGATGAGGAGTAAGCACAGTAGAGATGTCAGAGTTTAGCCAACTCAACGCCTTCCGCCCCCAGGTAAAAAAAGTCTGAACCAAGCCTATGAACGTGCCTACGAAAAACCCAACTTGTCCTTTTCGAGTTGTATGGGCAACAGCTTTAGGCAAACAGTGGCCGGTTTGTTTGCCCGCAAGGACATGAACAGTGCAACGATGTTGTCCGGTCACGTGGCATCCACCCAAGCCCGAGTCCAAGCCAGTGAGAGTGAGTATCTCATCGCGGCTCAGGACACAACGTACTACAACTACTCAGGTCAGACGCAGATGTCGGGATTGGGGAGAATCCAGGGTAAGGTGCGGGGACTGATGCAGCACAATGTGTTGCTCATGGAGCAGGAGGGGCAGCCCCTAGGACTAATCCATCAACAGTACTGGACGCGAGGGGGGGCGATAGATTGGCCGTCGCCGCAAAAAGAATCTCAAAAGTGGTTCAAGGGCTTGGTTGCGGTCAACCAACAAGCCCAAGGGTCAAACCGACGGTGGGTGGTCACCTGTGACCGAGAAGGGGATATTTTCGAGTTCTTCAAAGCTGAGCGTGAGCCCAATGTGGATTTGCTGGTGCGGGTGTGTCAACCCCGCCGCGTCGAAGTGGCTGCCGCCGGAACGGTCTGTCCATTGCCGGATGTCGCTGAGCAGCTCGACGACTACGGGCAGTATTCAGTGCAGATTGAGCGGCTGTATGAGGGCAAGGGACGAACGGTAGACGTGACCTTGCAGTTGCAGGCGGCAACCGTTTACATCTACCCGCGTCAAGATTTGAGCCCCGCTCGCCACAAGACGCAGCCCCTTACGCTGGTTATGGCTACCGAGGTCGCTTGTGTCGATGGGAAAACGCAGGTGGACTGCTTCGACGCTGACAACAGTCTGTGCTGGTCTTTGCTCACCAGTCTACCGGTGGCAACGGCAGCGGATGTCCAACGCATCCTCCGTTTCTATGCTCTGCGTTGGCGCATTGAACGGCTTCACTTCACTCTCAAGTCTGGGGCGTTAAATGTGGAGCGGCTCCAATTTGACGATGTGCATACCTTGGTCAATGCCTTAACTTTTTACTCGGTGGTCGCTTGGCGGCTTCTCGGGTTGACTTATGCCTTGCGTCAAGACCCTGAACAGTCGGCTCAGACGCTTTTTGATGCCGATGAACTCAGGTTGTTGCATCAGCTCTCGGGCCAAGCTGTTGACTCCCTGCGACAGGCTACGCTGGCGTTGACGAAGTTAGTGGGCTTTGCTCCTTCTCGAAGGCAACCACTGCCAGGGGTCAAAGTCCTGGCTATTGCGATTGAACGTTTTTTCTTTGTTAAGCAGGGGGCTCAGGCTGTCTCCAAACCCCTACAGGATTAGCCCGTGGGAGAGGGTTGGGGTGAGGGCATGATTTAGAGTTGCTGATCGATCGCTTCTCCCGCTTCGATGCCGCGTCGGATGCAGTCACCGAGGGCGACACCGTCGGTGTAGTTGCTGCATAGGGTGAGGTGGGGGTGGGCTTTGAGGTGTTCGGCCATGACGGAGAGGCGATCGCAATGCCCTAGGGTGTATTGGGGAATCGCTTTTGACCAGAGTTTGACGGCGAGGACTTTCGGGGTGCTGTCGGGTTTGACGAGAATGTTACTGAGGTCTTGGTGGACGGCTTGGGCGATCGCGCCTTCATCCATCGTCGCCACCGCCGGATCAGTGGAGCCACCGATAAAACTACTCAACATCACCCAACCTTCGGGCGCACGACCGGGGAAGAGGGTGGATGACCAGATGGTGCCAAGGGTGCGGATACCTTGGCTGCGGGGGTTGAGGTTGCCAAAGCCGTGGAGCGATCGCACCAACGCCGTTTTGGGATAGGCCATCACGGTACAGGCTACGGCAGGATAGGGAATCGCTTGTAATGTGGTGCTTAACTCCGGCATCAGGGGCGCGAGGAGGGGGGCCACTCGATGGGCAGGAATCGCCAAAACGAGGGTGCGCGTCTCGATGGTTTGGCCGCCGTCGGGGGTGTCAAAATGGGCGCGATAGCCCTGTTCCAACGGTTCGATCTGGGTCAGCGTCCAGCGGCAGCGGAGGCGATCGCCCAATCGAGCAGCGATCGCGTTGGGTAGCATCACCATGCCCTCGCGAAATGACCCCAACTGGCCCGGCTTCGTGGTGGGCAGATTGGGATCAACAGCGGGGCGATCGGCTTTACCTTGCCGCCGCGATCGCATCGCCCCCGCCACAAGGCCACCGCCCAGGGTTTCGAGGCGATAAATTTTCCGAAAGGCTGCCGCCATACTCAGGGCGTGGACATCCCCAGCATAGACCCCCGACACAAAGGGCGAAATCAGCCGCTCGGCCACTTCTGGGCCTAAATGACGGTTAATAAATTGCCAAATGGTTTCATCGCCGCCTTGGGCCTGAATGTGGCTTCCGACCAAGGGCGGCACAAACCCCAGCGCCCCGAACAGGGCCCGCAGTTTCCCCGGCACACTCAGCAGGGGCGATCGCACCGCAGTCCCCGGACTCATGGGTACAGCCAAGAGACGACCTTGCCAATAGACCCAGCGGGGCAGTTTGCGATCGGCAAAGACGAGGTCATCCTTTAGTCCCACATCCACCGCCAATTTGAGCAGGGTCGGATTCGGTTGAAAACTGTTTGGGCCCTCCTCCCAGAGAAATTCACCCTGTTGGCGGCTAATAATATTGCCCCCCACATCGGGGCTAGCTTCCGCGACGAGAATATTGCGATCGCGCTGCTGCAAGGTATGGGCAACGGTCAAGCCACTGAGACCGGCCCCCACAATCAGACTGTCTAACATAGGAGGAGAGCATAGAGAAACAGGGCTTAGTTTACCACTTCATCAGGTGTGAAATAAGGTTTCCAAGTACGCCTTGGCGCAGGCCGGATCGAGGGATTGCGTGGATTGCAAGGGGCGCTGACTTTGGCTGAA
Coding sequences within:
- a CDS encoding BamA/TamA family outer membrane protein, whose amino-acid sequence is MLRSALLPTTLLTLIAPAAFANPVQPVTVQATPEFSQRPEFSPQAANRRPTAPITQDLAVMATDVEIIGANPELIQIARNTIATAPGQATSASQLNADLAALKRTQLFNDVQVNAIPNDQGWQVQYALNPVVVSRVQLNNARVLTPEIATTLFDQQLGQAVQPSTINAGIERLNTWYQDNGYVLAKVQDVRSQQDGSLSITVSEGVVGSVQAQFTDDEGMVTDGRTRDNFVLEHLSVKPGEVFKVEQAQADLRQLYSLGLFEHAQIALADRGDNTIDVIYELNEAATRGVNVGGGYSKDSGVFGSVSYNDRNVGGIGQNLGLDLQIGTRDMQFNTEFSRAYRVTNPDQLGYSITAFRQRGISGNFDQDVYLENGDRPREGRFGGGVAVNGAIDEWDTSVGVNFRRVSIRDADGDLAPVDQYGNALSASESGIDDIYTVRAQLRNDQRDNPLNPTSGSVVSLSSEQSIPLGSGNILMNQVNASYSTYQATRILNQDNPEVLAFNVQGGTTIGDLPPYETFLLGGANTVRGFGSGDLAAGRSYVLASAEYRVPLFSSPVSGVVFADFASDLGSTPAQVGESGEAEATKPGTGFGYGAGVRVNSPIGILRADFGITNTGDSRLQFGVGHRF
- the hemG gene encoding protoporphyrinogen oxidase, giving the protein MLDSLIVGAGLSGLTVAHTLQQRDRNILVAEASPDVGGNIISRQQGEFLWEEGPNSFQPNPTLLKLAVDVGLKDDLVFADRKLPRWVYWQGRLLAVPMSPGTAVRSPLLSVPGKLRALFGALGFVPPLVGSHIQAQGGDETIWQFINRHLGPEVAERLISPFVSGVYAGDVHALSMAAAFRKIYRLETLGGGLVAGAMRSRRQGKADRPAVDPNLPTTKPGQLGSFREGMVMLPNAIAARLGDRLRCRWTLTQIEPLEQGYRAHFDTPDGGQTIETRTLVLAIPAHRVAPLLAPLMPELSTTLQAIPYPAVACTVMAYPKTALVRSLHGFGNLNPRSQGIRTLGTIWSSTLFPGRAPEGWVMLSSFIGGSTDPAVATMDEGAIAQAVHQDLSNILVKPDSTPKVLAVKLWSKAIPQYTLGHCDRLSVMAEHLKAHPHLTLCSNYTDGVALGDCIRRGIEAGEAIDQQL
- a CDS encoding SWIM zinc finger family protein; amino-acid sequence: MTYELENREWWVERWLELLDSYRFKKRLERARRYSTEGNVISIDFQGARVVAHVQGSDEEPYVVSLSLNPFSNEDWRYVISTMSQKSLYSAQLLAGDMPAEIEEVFTANGLSLFPFTLSEIHSRCTCPDKANPCKHIGAVYYQLGDRFSEDPFVLFQLRGRTKAQILDALRQLRGKGNRKSRNPKKGGTKPGTVPLVMKQFWVYDEPLDPSLVAIAPAPDQQTVLDRLGPIPLPTAEAQDLHRTLAEAYNQICQNAIALALNRD
- a CDS encoding M15 family metallopeptidase; this encodes MPKQSQKSLLGSMDDIPIAQRDLPNSSPRRSPWLILVGVVLGGGAIAAGLAFWTMQQPQPTATESEPIEAADPPDPVENILGHLPYEEANPDDLTAITADGSIRLRPAAADRWVEMVDAARRDGITLAALSGYRTEAEQDYLFFEVKEQRNQPPSERAEVSAPPGFSEHHTGYAIDIGDANRPDTHLTVDFENTPGFQWLDTNSARFGFELSFPPDNPQGIAYEPWHWRFVGDSDSLETFYRAQNLPQSPASP
- a CDS encoding isoaspartyl peptidase/L-asparaginase, with product MQPKLIIHGGAGSSLKGKGGLAVVREALHGIVAAVYDDLLQGAAAAAAVVKGCELLEDHPRFNAGTGSVLQSDGQVRMSAALMDGTAQRFSGVINVMRVQHPIQLAQTLQTESDRVLSDQGAAELLRELNTPIYNPLTDLRLNEWLAERKGDFDKTMAGVIAEQELGAESEAGRGTIGVVVLDQAGRIAAGTSTGGKGFERIGRVSDSAMPAGNYATPQAGVSCTGIGEDIIDECLAAKIVIRVTDGMSLADAIAKSMAEASQNKRDLGAISLAADGAIAWGKTSEVLLAAYHDGHAIGDTLEWTGPELVGHIAP
- a CDS encoding IS4 family transposase; this translates as MLLMEQEGQPLGLIHQQYWTRGGAIDWPSPQKESQKWFKGLVAVNQQAQGSNRRWVVICDREGDIFEFFKAEREPNVDLLVRVCQPRRVEVAAAGTVCPLPDVAEQLDDYGQYSVQIERLYEGKGRTVDVTLQLQAATVYIYPRQDLSPARHKTQPLTLVMATEVACVDGKTQVDCFDADNSLCWSLLTSLPVATAADVQRILRFYALRWRIERLHFTLKSGALNVERLQFDDVHTLVNALTFYSVVAWRLLGLTYALRQDPEQSAQTLFDADELRLLHQLSGQAVDSLRQATLALTKLVGFAPSRRQPLPGVKVLAIAIERFFFVKQGAQAVSKPLQD
- a CDS encoding IS4 family transposase, whose protein sequence is MGNSFRQTVAGLFARKDMNSATMLSGHVASTQARVQASESEYLIAAQDTTYYNYSGQTQMSGLGRIQGKVRGLMQHNVLLMEQEGQPLGLIHQQYWTRGGAIDWPSPQKESQKWFKGLVAVNQQAQGSNRRWVVTCDREGDIFEFFKAEREPNVDLLVRVCQPRRVEVAAAGTVCPLPDVAEQLDDYGQYSVQIERLYEGKGRTVDVTLQLQAATVYIYPRQDLSPARHKTQPLTLVMATEVACVDGKTQVDCFDADNSLCWSLLTSLPVATAADVQRILRFYALRWRIERLHFTLKSGALNVERLQFDDVHTLVNALTFYSVVAWRLLGLTYALRQDPEQSAQTLFDADELRLLHQLSGQAVDSLRQATLALTKLVGFAPSRRQPLPGVKVLAIAIERFFFVKQGAQAVSKPLQD